A window of Candidatus Dadabacteria bacterium contains these coding sequences:
- the era gene encoding GTPase Era codes for MSGENTHKFGFVSVVGGANVGKSTLVNALVGSKVCAVSPKPNTTRSRIRGVLTAADAQIAFTDTPGIVRASGGMLKRMNAAALGAVGDGRTLVVTDAAHPFAKGEERAIEGSSRPVIVALNKTDTVGEAETFEAIGAAARFGEKISDIVPVSALRERGLGRLLEVIKGALPAGERMLPDKPSGDGAEMFTAAEFVREKVFRLTRGEVPYGCAVAVREMSRRKNGTVYIRAEVFVEKDGHRKIVIGKEGRMIKKIGSRARADMEKFLDAKVFLDLKVVVKPGWSKDGRFLEEIYGI; via the coding sequence ATGAGCGGAGAAAACACACACAAATTCGGGTTTGTATCGGTCGTGGGCGGCGCGAATGTGGGCAAGTCCACGCTTGTAAACGCGCTTGTGGGAAGCAAGGTGTGCGCCGTTTCTCCGAAGCCCAACACCACGCGCAGCCGCATCAGGGGGGTGCTGACCGCCGCAGACGCGCAGATAGCGTTCACCGACACGCCGGGCATAGTGCGGGCGTCCGGCGGCATGCTCAAAAGGATGAACGCCGCCGCGCTCGGCGCGGTGGGAGACGGGCGGACGCTTGTTGTTACGGACGCGGCGCATCCGTTTGCAAAGGGCGAGGAGCGGGCGATAGAGGGGTCTTCCCGCCCGGTGATAGTCGCGCTGAACAAAACGGACACTGTGGGAGAGGCGGAAACGTTTGAGGCAATCGGCGCGGCGGCGCGGTTCGGCGAAAAGATATCGGACATTGTTCCGGTGTCCGCTCTCAGGGAGAGGGGGCTGGGTCGTCTGTTGGAGGTCATCAAGGGGGCGCTGCCCGCCGGGGAGAGGATGCTTCCGGATAAGCCGTCCGGAGACGGGGCGGAGATGTTCACCGCCGCCGAGTTTGTCAGGGAAAAGGTGTTCCGTTTGACTCGCGGGGAAGTTCCCTACGGGTGCGCGGTGGCGGTTCGGGAGATGAGCCGCAGAAAAAACGGGACTGTTTACATAAGGGCGGAGGTGTTTGTTGAGAAAGACGGGCACAGGAAGATCGTGATAGGCAAGGAAGGGAGGATGATAAAAAAGATTGGCTCACGCGCACGGGCGGACATGGAAAAGTTTCTGGATGCCAAGGTGTTTCTTGACCTGAAGGTTGTCGTCAAGCCGGGGTGGAGCAAAGACGGGCGGTTTCTGGAAGAGATTTACGGGATTTGA
- a CDS encoding alanine--glyoxylate aminotransferase family protein, protein MKDYVFTPGPVPVPSEALIEMARPIIHHRTAEFEGIIGAVREDLKYIHRTSREVMTLASSGTGAMEAAVSNTLRRGDRALVVNGGKFGERWTKICAAFGVEADEIKVEWGRAVDPGAVKEKLDADPSVRAVLMQASETSTGVKNPTAEIAAITRERDDVILIVDGITAVGVFPLPFDELGIDVLVAGSQKAFMLPPGLSFIALSDKAWEFGKTSDLPKFYFDLAAARKSAEKNTTPWTPAVSLIRGLSQVLKMFRAEGLENMHRRHEALAFATRSAFKAMGMELFTKDEPSPALSVAVAPPEIGAGPVIKALKDDFGMTVAGGQDQAKGKIFRVSHIGYIDRSDTMAVVSAVEQTLGKLGHKFDFGAGSAAAAAVLSGR, encoded by the coding sequence TTGAAAGACTACGTTTTTACACCCGGCCCCGTTCCAGTTCCGAGCGAAGCCCTGATAGAGATGGCAAGGCCGATAATCCACCACAGAACGGCGGAGTTTGAAGGCATCATCGGCGCGGTGAGGGAGGATTTGAAATACATCCACCGCACCTCGCGCGAGGTGATGACGCTGGCGTCTTCGGGAACGGGCGCGATGGAGGCGGCGGTGTCCAACACGCTGCGGCGCGGCGACAGGGCGCTGGTGGTCAACGGCGGAAAGTTCGGGGAGAGATGGACAAAAATCTGCGCGGCTTTCGGCGTTGAGGCGGACGAAATCAAAGTTGAGTGGGGCAGGGCGGTTGACCCCGGAGCGGTAAAGGAAAAACTGGATGCAGACCCCTCCGTGCGGGCGGTTCTTATGCAGGCGAGCGAGACCTCAACGGGCGTAAAAAATCCCACCGCGGAGATTGCCGCCATAACGCGCGAGCGGGACGATGTGATTCTGATAGTGGACGGCATAACGGCGGTCGGCGTGTTTCCGCTTCCCTTTGACGAACTGGGCATAGATGTGCTGGTCGCCGGTTCTCAGAAGGCGTTTATGCTTCCGCCGGGGCTGTCGTTCATAGCCCTGAGCGACAAGGCGTGGGAGTTCGGCAAGACCTCAGACCTTCCGAAGTTTTATTTTGACCTCGCCGCCGCGCGCAAAAGCGCGGAGAAAAACACCACCCCCTGGACGCCCGCCGTCAGCCTCATAAGGGGGCTTTCGCAAGTGCTAAAAATGTTCAGGGCGGAGGGGCTTGAAAACATGCACCGCAGGCACGAGGCATTGGCGTTTGCCACCAGAAGCGCGTTTAAGGCGATGGGAATGGAACTCTTCACAAAAGACGAGCCCAGCCCCGCGCTGTCTGTTGCGGTCGCCCCTCCCGAAATCGGCGCGGGTCCGGTTATCAAGGCGCTGAAGGATGATTTTGGAATGACTGTCGCGGGCGGGCAGGATCAGGCGAAGGGCAAAATTTTCAGGGTTTCCCACATTGGATACATAGACCGCTCGGACACAATGGCGGTTGTCTCCGCCGTTGAGCAGACGCTCGGCAAACTGGGGCACAAGTTTGACTTCGGCGCCGGTTCCGCGGCGGCGGCGGCGGTTCTTTCGGGGCGTTAA